From a region of the Vanrija pseudolonga chromosome 2, complete sequence genome:
- the npcC gene encoding Hydroxyquinol 1,2-dioxygenase, whose protein sequence is MPKLTNIPHLGKAVQDALALGAPDIDTDNLPSMSDLNADNLTDLVHLIDSKCPNPRQKFLMDKLVQHLHDYVRETQLTTEEWMTAIKFLTATGQICTDLRQEFILLSDVLGVSALVDVVNHPKPKGATESTVLGPFFVEETREINNGDTIASEGKGAYMLVKGSVKNLRGEPIPNCLIETWETDNDGFYDTQYAEYDVDCRGRLRTDAKGEYVFRAVLPVAYPIPNDGPVGKWLRSMNRHVFRPAHLHMMLQAQGYEELVTSLYFKGDVFLTSDAVFGVKGSLVKEPTVVTDEAEAKKYGFKSAPFNLVEQDFVLLTEDEAKAEMAKARKERGVDVPA, encoded by the exons ATGCCAAAGCTCACGAACATCCCTCACCTTGGCAAGGCCGTCCAGGatgcgctggcgctcggtGCGCCGGATATCGACACG GACAACCTCCCCTCCATGTCCGACCTCAACGCAGACAACCTCACCGACCTGGTGCACCTCATCGACAGCAAGTGTCCCAACCCCCGCCAGAAGTTCCTCATGGACAAGCTGGTGCAGCACTTGCACGACTATGTCCGCGAGACGCAGCTCACGACCGAGGAGTGGAT GACGGCGATCAAGTTCCTCACGGCGACGGGACAGATCTGCACCGACCTCAGGCAAGAGTTCATCCTCCTCTCggacgtcctcggcgtgtcggcgctcgtcgacgtcgtcaaccaccccaagcccaagggcgCGACCGAGTCGACTGTCCTCGGACCATTCTTCGTCGAGGAGACACGCGAG ATCAACAACGGTGACACGATCGCATCAGAGGGCAAGGGCGCGTACATGCTCGTCAAGGGCAGCGTGAAGAacctgcgcggcgagcccATCCCCAACTGTCTCATCGAGACGTGGGAGACAGACAACGACGGGTTCTACGACACGCAGTATGCCGAGTACGACGTCGACTGCCGCGGGCGCCTGCGTACCGACGCCAAGGGCGAGTACGTCTTCCGCGCCGTCCTGCCTGTCGCGTACCCGATCCCCAACGACGGCCCCGTCGGCAAGTGGCTGCGCTCGATGAACCGCCACGTGTTCCGCCCCGCACATCTGCACATGATGCTCCAGGCGCAGGGGTACGAGGAGCTCGTGACGAGCCTGTACTTCAAGGGCGACGTGTTCCTCACCTCGGACGCCGTGTTCGGCGTCAAGGGCTCCCTGGTCAAGGAGCCCACGGTGGTCacggacgaggccgaggcaaaGAAGTACGGCTTCAAGTCGGCGCCCttcaacctcgtcgagcaggacTTTGTCCTCCTTACAGAGGACGAGGCAAAGGCCGAGAtggccaaggcgcgcaaggagcgTGGTGTCGACGTCCCGGCGTAG
- the tfdFI gene encoding Maleylacetate reductase 1 translates to MRAFTFEAHIPRTIFGQGTLKQVGDEIKRLNCKRVLLITQDNERQMALAHEVRDIIGEANVAGICVDAVMHTPEDVTTKALAYAKSINADGLVSLGGGSTVGLAKALAVRTGWPHVAVPTTYAGSEATPVLGETVNGLKTTRSDPKILPNTIVYDVDLTLTMPAFLTFPSGINALAHCVEALYSATLNPIIEGVGLSGITQIYHALLKLKDAPTDVDARADALGGAWAAGVCLAHVGMGLHHKLCHTLGGSFGLPHAETHTVVLPHAMGYNYSAAKGAMEKIEHAIGSSDKAPTAFWNLEKKLGTPMSLKELGLKKEDLAKAADIASKAQYPNPAPLDREKLLTLLENAWEGNPPAIM, encoded by the exons aTGCGTGCATTCACTTTTGAAGCCCACATCCCGCGCACAATCTTCGGCCAGGGCACGCTCaagcaggtcggcgacgagatcAAGCGGCTCAACTGCAagcgcgtcctcctcatcactCAGGACAATGAGCGGCAGatggcgctcgcgcacgaggtgcgcgacatTATCGGGGAAGCGAATGTCGCGGGCAT CTGTGTCGACGCGGTCATGCACACCCCGGAGGATGTGACGACCAAGGCGCTCGCGTACGCGAAGAGCAtcaacgccgacgggctcgtctccctcggcggcgggagcaCGGTCGGGCTGGCCAAGGCTCTGGCCGTGCGCACCGGCTGGCCGCACGTCGCCGTGCCCACGACCTACGCTGGGTCCGAGGCCACCCCCGTGCTGGGCGAGACGGTCAATGGGCTCAAGACGACGCGGAGCGACCCCAAGATCCTGCCCAACACGATCGTgtacgacgtcgacctcacCCTCACCATGCCGGCGTTCCTCACCTTCCCCTCCGGCAtcaacgcgctcgcgcactgTGTCGAGGCGCTGTACAGCGCCACGCTCAACCCGATCAtcgagggcgtcggcctgTCGGGGATCACGCAGATCTACCACGccctcctcaagctcaaggacgcgccgaccgacgtcgacgcacgcgccgatgccctcggcggcgcttgggcggcgggcgtctGCCTCGCGCACGTAGGCATGGGCCTGCACCACAAGCTCTGCCACACGCTCGGCGGCTCCTTTGGCCTCCCGCACGCCGAGACGCATACCGTCGTCCTGCCCCATGCCATGGGGTACAACTACTCTGCGGCCAAGGGCGCGATGGAGAAGATTGAGCACGCGATCGGGAGCAGCGACAAGGCCCCCACGGCGTTCTGGAACCTCGAGAAGAAGCTCGGCACCCCCATGAgcctcaaggagctcggtCTGAAGAAGGAGGACCTCGCAAAGGCCGCCGACATCGCCAGCAAGGCCCAGTACCCCAATCCCGCGCCTCTCGACCGCGAGAAGCTCCTCACGCTGCTTGAGAATGCTTGGGAGGGTAACCCGCCGGCGATTATGTAG
- the OpS4_1 gene encoding FAD-dependent monooxygenase OpS4: MAPGLPELNIHIIGAGMGGMGTALACARQGFKSIHVWESASNIGEVGAGINIPPNLARVLDKWGVLGDVSKEGVLIEKAHVLDGSTDEVLTTVSYEDYMQKEYGWPFTTVHRAALQRGLVNGATGSGVVTLHLGHYITKYDFDNTRFQVKGKHKDDSKAVWTDADVIIAADGVKSKAREAMMARKGVVDEVEDTGQAAYRIMVRRSAIKEDPDLVPFFTGSESYRWIGEKRHIIAYPIDSHDLFNMSTTQPDRHFVQADTWTAAGSKTEMLKTFHDFCPRVQKLLSLVPEGEVLEWKLRVHKPIAQWVDHNTALVGDACHPTLPHIAQGAAQAVEDAMCLGIVLAKVKDKSEIHRALEVYQTIRKPRTDWAVNTAAENSKGLHTADAKARNAAFASADESANPDKMLSREVHDILFNYDIAKETEASFDKLFAEQK, translated from the exons ATGGCACCGGGACTACCAGAGCTCAACATCCACAT TATCGGCGCAGGaatgggcggcatgggcacTGCCCTAGCATGCGCGCGCCAAGGCTTCAAGTCGATCCACGTGTGGGAGAGCGCGAGCAACattggcgaggttggcgcgGGGATCAACATCCCCCCGAACCTTGCGCGCGTGCTTGACAAGTGGGGCGTGCTGGGGGACGTGAGCAAGGAGGGCGTGTTGATTGAGAAGGCGCATGTGCTGG ACGGCTCgaccgacgaggtgctcacCACGGTCAGCTACGAGGACTACATGCAGAAGGAGTACGGCTGGCCCTTCACCACTGTGCACCGTGCCGCCCTGCAGCGCGGGCTCGTgaacggcgcgacgggcagcggcgtggtCACGCTGCACCTCGGACACTACATCACCAAGTACGACTTTGACAATACCCGCTTCCAGGTCAAGGGCAAGCACAAGGACGACAGCAAGGCTGTGTGGacggacgccgacgtcatTATCGCCGCGGACGGGGTGAAGAGCAAGGCTCGCGAGGCGATGATGGCGCGCAAGGGAGTTGTGGATGAGG TTGAGGACACCGGCCAGGCAGCCTACCGTATCATGGTGCGCCGCTCGGCCATCAAGGAGGACCCCGACCTCGTGCCCTTCTTCACTGGCTCCGAGTCTTACCGCTGGATCGGCGAGAAGCGCCACATCATT GCCTACCCCATCGACAGCCACGACCTGTTCAACATGTCGACGACTCAGCCTGACCGGCACTTCGTGCAGGCGGACACGTGGACCGCGGCGGGGAGCAAGACGGAGATGCTCAAGACGTTCCACGACTTCTGCCCGCGTGTGCAGAAGCTGCTCTCGCTCGTGCCagagggcgaggtgctcgagtgGAAGCTGCGCGTGCACAAGCCCATCGCGCAGTGGGTGGACCACAACACCGCGCTCGTAGGCGACGCGTGCCACCCGACGCTGCCGCACATCGCGCAAGGCGCGGCCCaggcggtcgaggacgcAATGTGCCTCGGTATCGTGctcgccaaggtcaaggacaAGAGCGAGATCCACCGCGCCCTCGAGGTGTACCAGACTATCCGCAAGCCGCGCACCGACTGGGCCGTCAACACGGCCGCGGAGAACTCGAAGGGCCTGCATACTGCCGACGCGAAGGCGCGCAACGCCGCGTTTGCGAGCGCGGACGAGAGCGCCAACCCCGACAAGATGCTCAGCCGCGAGGTCCACGACATCCTGTTCAACTATGATATTGCCAAGGAGACGGAGGCGAGCTTTGACAAGCTGTTTGCCGAGCAGAAGTAG
- the praI gene encoding 4-hydroxybenzoate 3-monooxygenase (NAD(P)H), translated as MTTSQSPAPTKTTVGILGAGPAGLLLARLLYVAGIECVLLEAKDRAYVEHRQRAGILEQGTVDALRECGAGARLDKEGLVHHGIEFLFDKERHAIGFPELTGGRTVMIYAQTEVCKDLIELQVSAASAGAPPLLFETSALAVDGANSPNPSIRYKTKDGAEHTLSCEYVVGCDGFWGVARAAIPEELSKSYERTYPFSWLGILADVPPSNEDLIYARHPRGFTLLSMRSSTVSRNYIQVPNDTDANDWADEEIWDEIERRTETKDGWKVKRGPITQKSVTPMRSYVHEPMSYGRLFLAGDAAHIVPPTGAKGLNLAVGDVITFANAIKHKVATGSEEKLQKYSDNCLRRVWQAERFSYDMTNMLHTDPNESEFVDKLQIARLTRIVTNKAAATDTAQAYTGFPLD; from the coding sequence ATGACCACATCCCAGTCCCCCGCACCTACCAAGACGACCGTTGGCATCCTGGGCGCTGGCCCGGCgggcctgctgctcgcgcgcctgctcTACGTCGCGGGCATCGAGtgcgtcctcctcgaggccaaggaccgCGCGTACGTCGAGCACCGGCAGCGTGCTGGCATCCTAGAGCAGGGCACCGTCGACGCCCTGCGCGagtgcggcgccggcgcgcgcctcgacaagGAGGGCCTCGTGCACCACGGTATCGAGTTCCTCTTCGACAAGGAGCGCCATGCGATCGGCTTTCCCGAGCTCACGGGCGGGCGCACGGTCATGATCTACGCCCAGACCGAGGTGTGCAAGGACCTCATCGAGCTGCAGGTGTCCGCTGCGAGCGCTGGCGCACCACCCCTCTTGTTCGAGACgagcgcgctcgccgtcgacggcgcaaACTCGCCCAACCCATCTATCCGGTACAAGaccaaggacggcgccgagcacacCCTGTCGTGCGAGTACGTCGTCGGGTGTGACGGCTTCtggggcgtcgcgcgcgccgccatccccGAGGAGCTGAGCAAGAGCTACGAGCGGACGTACCCCTTCTCGTGGCTCGGTATCCTTGCCGACGTGCCCCCCTCCAACGAGGACCTGATCTACGCGCGCCACCCGCGCGGGTTCACGCTCTTGTCGatgcgcagcagcaccgtgTCGCGCAACTACATCCAGGTGCCGAACGACACGGACGCCAACGActgggccgacgaggagatctGGGACGAGATCGAGCGGCGTACCGAGACCAAGGACGGGTGGAAGGTCAAGCGCGGGCCGATCACGCAGAAGAGTGTCACCCCGATGCGGAGCTACGTGCACGAGCCGATGAGCTACGGgcgcctcttcctcgccggcgacgcggcgcacatCGTCCCTCCCACCGGAGCGAAGGggctcaacctcgccgtcggcgacgtcatCACCTTCGCCAACGCGATCAAGCACAAGGTCGCGACCGGCAGCGAGGAGAAGCTCCAGAAGTACTCGGACAACTGCCTCCGCCGCGTCTGGCAGGCCGAGCGCTTCAGCTACGACATGACCAACATGCTCCACACCGACCCGAACGAGTCCGAGTTTGTCGACAAGCTCCAGATCGCACGGCTCACGCGCATCGTCACCAACAAGGCCGCGGCCACCGACACGGCCCAGGCGTACACTGGCTTCCCCCTTGACTAG
- the RDS2_0 gene encoding Regulator of drug sensitivity 2, which yields MAMFKYLQEDTGRTQSKKTKCQRACKFCRKSHTTCEDTRPCQRCIKRDIANLCLADEAEQLAEQAEQQAQRASMSGGPSAPPDGMSRRPSIPAKRRTSYGRSGEEEGPTHKAHASGSGRTPSPSSNPSNPSLSGSGRMNVVPLPAMMPPGEGYRHMSFDDGSGAPPVPGAPPIERPMGWYDPQFQGLQKMPDMGTSPTSAPTPELTWSALVEGMLHNQNPAAAAAAAAAAGFPPGVGPQTPGFSSWLEANSAAAGVRSAGVPVPNGRIPNGGVDYHQPIDFVNPALGSAVASSPSHPDFRATHTPSSVSPGDVMDAAAIMPYNYTYAYSRLRTWANEQSDPTLQARVANATNQFKAVLHGVLSQLGDDQIVAIEAQFLTYVRGWLTMADMIPTPAMVFRRTGEIMGVNQRMCRLLELQPSQLRTGKVTIYHVLDASSFTRYWEDYAAQVLQNMVDRSTFDVTLPVALLRSGSPELTHIMSSQIVFDSFGLPMIVTAVLSPMSLPPRDPPVQAVDVPVN from the exons ATGGCCATGTTCAAGTACCTCCAAGAGGACACGGGTAGGACCCAAAGCA AGAAAACGAAGTGCCAGAGA gCATGCAAGTTTTGCCGAAAAAGTCATACCACCTGCGAGGACACGCGCCCGTGTCAACGATG CATCAAACGGGACATTGCCAACCTATGCCTGGCGGATGAGGCGGAGCAGCTGGCAGAGCAGGCCGAACAGCAAGCTCAGCGCGCAAGCATGAGCGGCGGGCCATCAGCTCCACCAGACGGCATGTCTAGGCGCCCCTCGATCCCCGCCAAGCGACGAACGAGCTACGGCCGGTcaggagaggaggaaggacCAACGCACAAGGCGCACGCGAGTGGAAGTGGGCGCAccccctcgccatcctccaACCCTTCCAACCCATCGCTGAGCGGCAGCGGACGGATGAACGTTGTTCCTCTCCCGGCTATGATGCCGCCCGGTGAGGGCTACAGGCACATGTCCTttgacgacggcagcggcgcaccGCCCGTGCCCGGCGCACCGCCAATCGAGCGGCCCATGGGGTGGTACGACCCGCAGTTCCAAGGCCTGCAGAAGATGCCCGACATGGGGACATCTCCAACCTCGGCCCCGACGCCAGAGTTGACGTggtcggcgctcgtcgaaGGGATGCTGCACAACCAGAAcccagctgccgccgccgccgcagctgcggctgcgggcTTCCCTCCCGGCGTCGGTCCCCAGACACCAGGCTTCTCGAGCTGGCTCGAAGCcaacagcgccgccgcgggcgtaCGCAGCGCCGGTGTGCCTGTTCCGAACGGACGTATCCCCAACGGTGGCGTCGACTACCACCAGCCCATCGACTTTGTCAACCCGGCTCTGGGCTCTGCGGTCGCGTCGTCCCCGTCGCACCCCGATTTCCGGGCCACCCACACTCCGTCGTCAGTCTCGCCAGGTGACGTGATGGACGCAGCAGCAATCATGCCCTACAACTACACGTATGCGTACTCGCGTCTGCGGACGTGGGCAAACGAGCAGTCGGACCCGACACTccaggcgcgcgtcgccaaTGCGACAAATCAGTTCAAGGCAGTGCTCCACGGCGTGCTCTCCCAGCTGGGAGATGACCAGATTGTCGCCATCGAGGCCCAGTTCTTGACATATGTTCGTGGATGGCTCACAATGGCCGACATGATCCCCACGCCAGCAATGGTCTTCCGCCGAACGGGCGAAATCATGGGCGTCAACCAGCGCATGTGCCGGCTGCTCGAACTACAGCCCAGCCAGCTCAGGACGGGCAAGGTTACGATTTACCAT gtgctcgacgcgagCTCGTTCACGCGCTACTGGGAAGACTATGCCGCACAGGTTCTCCAGAACATGGTCGATCGCTCCACATTCGACGTCACTCTTCCTGTCGCCTTGCTCCGGAGCGGTTCCCCGGAACTGACCCACATCATGTCGTCGCAAATTGTGTTCGACTCGTTTGGGCTCCCAATGATTGTCACTGCCGTTCTATCGCCAATGTCGCTCCCTCCTCGGGATCCACCCGTTCAAGCAGTCGACGTGCCAGTCAACtag